One region of bacterium genomic DNA includes:
- the feoB gene encoding ferrous iron transport protein B, which produces MSIVKENKKQKSIQTPVFLNMSKTAHEMVIALAGNPNTGKSTVFNALTGLNQHTGNWPGKTVKRMEGHFTYGERRYRLVDLPGTYSLLSASTDEEIARNFVLFGKPDVTVVVVDATNLERNLNLALQIMQITDRVIVCVNLIDEAERKGIRIDAARLQEDLGIPVVLTAARSGRGLDVLQETIAQLSKNLIPVKPFRINYPESLRETVDILSQKIHAYDPKIPNPSWMAVRLLDKDQGIREALLSGHWHTRLLSNDIPVPALTNPDHPGVHEIRSIIDEADSASEKIQTVLHDSLVESLFYDAKRIAGRAVEQTRITRLWENALDRWLTSRFIGIPLMLLVLAVVFYLTIAGANVPSAMLADLLFSVEDFLAAGMNQLGAPWWLTGFLIHGVFRGLAWVVSVMLPPMAIFFPMFTILEDFGYLPRVAFSLDRLFKWSGAHGKQALAMGMGFGCNAAGVIATRIIDSPRERLIAILTNNFVPCNGRWPTLIMLASLFVAASLPAGVASIVAASAIVGITLFGILVTLLVAKFLSTATSLKGESSFFQIELPPYRRPQFFRILYTSLIDRTGLVLWRAVVMAAPAGGLCWVLANVQYDGLSLFAHGAAWLDPLGKSIGLDGIILLAYIIAIPANEIIVPTIIMGYMAAGQMTELDSDTELKALFIQNGWTSLTAISLMFFSLLHYPCSTTTLTIWKETRSVKWTVVSNLMPLVIALAVCFLITQIGYWLG; this is translated from the coding sequence ATGAGTATTGTTAAAGAAAATAAAAAACAGAAAAGCATTCAGACTCCCGTTTTTCTTAATATGTCAAAGACGGCGCATGAGATGGTCATTGCGTTGGCCGGCAATCCCAATACCGGAAAAAGTACGGTTTTTAATGCATTAACCGGGCTAAATCAGCATACCGGTAATTGGCCCGGAAAAACGGTCAAGCGTATGGAAGGTCATTTTACCTATGGCGAACGCCGTTACCGCCTGGTAGACTTGCCGGGTACGTATTCATTGCTTTCGGCTTCGACGGACGAAGAGATCGCGCGCAATTTTGTGTTATTCGGTAAACCGGATGTGACCGTCGTCGTCGTGGATGCTACCAATCTGGAGCGCAATCTCAACTTGGCGCTGCAAATCATGCAGATCACGGATCGCGTCATCGTGTGTGTCAATCTGATTGACGAAGCCGAACGTAAAGGTATTCGCATTGATGCCGCGCGCTTGCAGGAAGATTTAGGAATACCGGTGGTCCTCACGGCGGCACGAAGCGGTCGAGGGCTCGATGTTTTACAGGAAACCATTGCTCAACTGAGTAAAAACCTCATACCGGTGAAACCGTTTCGAATAAATTATCCGGAATCGTTGAGAGAGACGGTGGATATTTTGAGTCAGAAAATTCATGCGTATGATCCGAAAATTCCAAATCCCTCCTGGATGGCCGTTCGGTTGTTAGATAAAGATCAGGGTATTCGCGAAGCTTTATTATCCGGCCATTGGCATACGCGTCTTCTGAGTAACGATATACCTGTCCCTGCGCTTACAAACCCTGATCATCCGGGCGTACATGAAATCAGAAGTATCATTGACGAAGCGGATAGCGCATCTGAAAAAATCCAAACCGTACTGCACGACAGTCTTGTCGAGTCGCTATTTTATGATGCAAAACGAATTGCCGGACGTGCGGTGGAGCAAACACGAATAACACGACTTTGGGAAAATGCCTTAGACCGTTGGTTGACTTCACGTTTTATAGGTATTCCGTTGATGCTGTTGGTATTGGCCGTGGTGTTTTATCTCACCATTGCCGGAGCGAATGTACCTTCGGCGATGTTGGCCGATCTGTTGTTTTCCGTAGAAGATTTTTTAGCGGCCGGTATGAATCAACTTGGAGCGCCGTGGTGGTTGACCGGTTTTTTAATTCATGGTGTATTTCGCGGATTGGCTTGGGTAGTGTCTGTTATGTTACCACCGATGGCGATTTTTTTTCCTATGTTTACCATACTCGAAGATTTCGGATATCTGCCGCGTGTAGCGTTTAGTTTGGATCGTTTATTCAAATGGTCGGGTGCACATGGCAAACAGGCGTTGGCTATGGGTATGGGTTTCGGCTGCAATGCGGCAGGTGTGATCGCGACACGGATCATTGATTCACCGAGAGAGCGGTTGATCGCTATACTCACCAATAATTTTGTCCCTTGCAACGGGCGCTGGCCGACGTTGATTATGCTGGCCTCGCTTTTTGTAGCGGCTTCGTTACCGGCTGGGGTGGCTTCGATTGTCGCAGCATCGGCGATCGTAGGCATTACTTTGTTTGGGATTTTAGTTACCCTTTTAGTGGCCAAATTTCTGAGTACGGCGACCAGTCTCAAAGGCGAATCTTCATTTTTTCAGATTGAGTTACCGCCGTATCGTCGTCCGCAGTTTTTCAGGATTTTATATACTTCGCTGATTGATCGTACGGGTTTGGTCTTGTGGCGCGCGGTGGTTATGGCGGCTCCGGCCGGAGGCTTGTGCTGGGTTTTGGCTAATGTGCAATATGATGGTCTGTCGCTTTTTGCTCATGGTGCAGCTTGGCTAGACCCTTTAGGAAAATCCATCGGGCTCGACGGCATCATCTTACTTGCATACATTATTGCTATACCGGCCAATGAAATAATCGTTCCCACGATCATAATGGGTTATATGGCCGCCGGGCAAATGACAGAGTTGGATTCGGATACCGAACTGAAAGCCTTATTTATTCAAAACGGTTGGACGTCCTTAACGGCCATATCGTTGATGTTTTTTTCACTTCTTCACTACCCATGCAGTACGACGACACTCACGATTTGGAAAGAAACGCGCAGTGTCAAATGGACAGTGGTTTCCAATCTCATGCCCCTCGTTATTGCGTTGGCCGTATGTTTTCTTATCACCCAAATAGGGTATTGGTTGGGGTAG
- a CDS encoding ferrous iron transport protein A produces MNDHTATPKITLDSIPIGASVRIADMHIHGMARRRLLDFGFLRDEPIEVVSRSPFGDPTAYRVKGTLIALRREEAKKIEVVL; encoded by the coding sequence ATGAATGATCACACGGCAACCCCCAAAATCACACTGGACAGCATTCCGATCGGCGCGTCAGTACGTATTGCCGACATGCATATACATGGTATGGCGCGTCGCAGGCTTCTGGATTTTGGTTTTTTGCGTGATGAGCCTATCGAGGTCGTGAGCCGAAGCCCTTTCGGTGACCCGACAGCGTACCGTGTCAAAGGCACGTTGATCGCGTTGCGCCGGGAAGAAGCTAAAAAAATAGAGGTTGTGTTATAA
- a CDS encoding metal-dependent transcriptional regulator: protein MKNKSTEDYLKHIFWLSRMRDKITTKAIAERMGISSASVTDMIKKLTHHGYLDYTPYYGVRLTTKGDKLALKVIRRHRLLEAFLVKALGYSWEAVHDEAERLEHVISEEMEHRLDEFLGHPRYDPHGDPIPTHEGKMEEIHHPSLAELSVGDTARIMQVRDSEELLKYMKRIRLSLNSRIRICAKESYDNSMRLRIDGKEEHTLSHEVTSNIFVKKEKEKK, encoded by the coding sequence ATGAAGAATAAAAGCACGGAAGACTACTTAAAGCACATATTTTGGCTGAGTCGTATGCGGGACAAAATAACGACCAAAGCCATAGCCGAACGGATGGGTATTTCGTCCGCGTCCGTGACGGATATGATCAAAAAACTGACGCATCACGGTTATTTGGATTATACACCGTACTACGGAGTCCGTTTGACAACTAAGGGCGACAAACTTGCACTTAAAGTGATTCGTCGCCACCGTCTTCTAGAAGCCTTTCTTGTGAAGGCATTAGGTTATAGTTGGGAAGCCGTACATGATGAGGCGGAACGCCTTGAACATGTCATTTCAGAGGAAATGGAACATCGTCTGGATGAATTTCTCGGTCATCCGCGTTACGACCCGCACGGAGATCCGATCCCGACCCATGAAGGCAAGATGGAAGAAATACATCACCCGTCACTGGCTGAGCTTTCCGTCGGTGACACGGCGCGTATCATGCAAGTGCGTGATTCCGAAGAATTGTTGAAATACATGAAGCGGATCCGTCTGTCGTTGAATTCGCGCATTCGTATTTGTGCCAAAGAAAGTTATGATAACTCAATGCGTCTGCGTATTGACGGTAAAGAAGAACATACGTTGAGTCACGAAGTGACCAGCAATATTTTTGTAAAAAAAGAAAAAGAAAAAAAATGA
- a CDS encoding DUF2892 domain-containing protein, whose translation MTKNMGNADRALRIIAAIAIIALYYGGMLSGWLTTVLLIVAVAFIVTSFISWCPLYLPFGINTRKKE comes from the coding sequence ATGACAAAGAATATGGGAAATGCAGATCGTGCGCTGCGAATTATTGCGGCCATCGCTATTATTGCTCTGTACTATGGCGGTATGTTGTCCGGTTGGCTCACGACGGTGCTTTTGATTGTCGCCGTAGCGTTTATCGTAACGAGTTTTATTTCTTGGTGCCCTTTGTACCTGCCTTTTGGCATCAATACCCGTAAAAAAGAATAA
- a CDS encoding Crp/Fnr family transcriptional regulator, which yields MSRLRTLLAEKFPDLQHKTLIAEIEKHSRLMTANPGDMLVKTNDYVKVVPLVTKGSIKVSRDDGEGHALFLYHIEPGQSCAMSLKSCLGEERSRIKGEADSLTELIAIPSSFIEPWMTEFPAFKRFVINTFSQRYDELLSMIDTIAFEKMDRRIMTCLRQHARAGDGRTVRLTHQKVADELNTSREVVSRLLKVMERNGQVRLGRTTIEIL from the coding sequence ATGAGTCGGCTACGCACATTGCTTGCTGAAAAATTTCCGGATTTGCAGCATAAAACGCTGATCGCAGAGATCGAAAAACATAGCCGCTTGATGACGGCCAATCCCGGGGACATGCTTGTAAAAACCAACGACTATGTCAAAGTCGTCCCGTTAGTGACCAAAGGTTCGATCAAGGTGAGTCGTGATGACGGCGAAGGCCATGCACTTTTTTTATACCACATTGAGCCCGGTCAATCCTGTGCGATGTCTCTCAAAAGTTGCCTCGGCGAAGAGCGCAGCCGTATCAAAGGCGAAGCCGATTCTTTGACGGAATTGATTGCTATCCCTTCGTCTTTTATTGAGCCCTGGATGACGGAGTTTCCCGCATTCAAACGGTTTGTCATCAATACCTTTAGTCAACGGTATGATGAATTGTTGTCCATGATCGATACGATTGCCTTCGAAAAAATGGATCGCCGTATTATGACATGCCTTCGCCAACATGCACGCGCCGGAGACGGCCGCACGGTGCGTTTAACTCACCAGAAAGTAGCGGATGAACTTAATACTTCCCGCGAAGTTGTTTCCCGATTGCTCAAAGTAATGGAGCGTAATGGTCAGGTACGCCTCGGCCGCACGACGATCGAAATTCTCTAA
- a CDS encoding BrxA/BrxB family bacilliredoxin has protein sequence MPYDERLVAPMRAELTKIGFTELKTKAAVDEALQNQGTTLVVVNSVCGCAAGMARPGVAMSLNNAKRPDHLTTVFAGQDTEAVARVREHIKEFPPSSPSAALFRNGKLVWMLQRFEIEGQTAMDVANKLAAAYEKHCVPATQG, from the coding sequence ATGCCTTACGATGAACGCCTTGTTGCGCCCATGCGTGCAGAATTGACCAAAATCGGTTTTACGGAATTGAAAACGAAGGCCGCCGTTGACGAAGCGCTGCAAAATCAGGGTACGACATTAGTTGTTGTTAATTCGGTTTGCGGATGCGCGGCAGGAATGGCTCGCCCCGGTGTCGCCATGTCGCTGAATAATGCGAAGCGCCCCGATCATTTAACCACCGTTTTCGCAGGTCAGGATACCGAGGCTGTGGCTCGGGTACGCGAGCATATCAAAGAATTTCCGCCTTCATCGCCGTCGGCCGCGCTGTTTAGAAACGGAAAATTAGTATGGATGCTTCAACGATTTGAGATCGAAGGACAAACGGCAATGGATGTCGCCAATAAGCTCGCCGCAGCTTATGAAAAGCACTGCGTTCCCGCTACCCAAGGGTGA
- a CDS encoding S41 family peptidase, whose product MKKKIILPVLLVLVIIVAVTGFTSTGDVYKNLVKLKTIMDLVEQTYVEEVNGDKMVDDAIAGALKGLDPHTVYIPPKEMKTVKEEFQGNFEGIGISFEIVDGNLTVVTPIPGTPSEKAGLLAGDRIVRIDGDLTKGITNDGVFSKLRGPKGSKVHITIERPGVSEQLEFDIIRDKIPLYSVDAKFMLDDKTGFIHFSKFSETTEEEIEQALRELEAKGMQQLILDLRNNGGGYLEQAQMIVDKFIPGGKKIVYTKGRIPNSTKDYVSSSKSDYRKMPMIILINRGSASASEIVSGALQDLDRALIVGERSFGKGLVQSQYELGDGSALRVTTARYYTPSGRLIQRPYDGKSIDDYYEEAHEVESVKSDSSHVYFTEMGRKVFGGGGIVPDFHVDYDTNSVYYVKLWSKNIMREFVNQYLEKNGVRLRDIYKSKQNDFIRNFNVPENEIANLAAYGASKGVPVDEKALQLDKQDMLNAVKAEVARYIWGNYEAAQVRLMSDKIVKESMKFFPEARKFSENKKKK is encoded by the coding sequence ATGAAGAAGAAAATAATTTTGCCGGTACTTCTGGTGCTGGTGATCATTGTTGCGGTAACGGGTTTTACATCCACCGGCGATGTGTATAAAAACCTCGTCAAACTCAAGACCATCATGGATCTTGTAGAACAGACGTATGTCGAAGAGGTCAATGGTGATAAAATGGTGGACGATGCGATTGCCGGAGCGCTCAAAGGCTTGGATCCGCATACGGTGTATATTCCGCCCAAAGAGATGAAAACCGTTAAGGAAGAATTTCAGGGTAATTTTGAAGGTATAGGTATTTCGTTTGAAATCGTTGACGGCAATCTGACAGTGGTTACACCGATACCCGGTACACCGTCGGAAAAAGCGGGCCTTCTGGCAGGCGATCGTATCGTCAGAATAGACGGTGACCTTACCAAAGGTATTACGAACGATGGCGTTTTTTCGAAATTACGCGGACCCAAAGGTTCCAAAGTGCACATCACGATCGAACGTCCCGGTGTGTCTGAACAACTCGAGTTTGATATTATTCGCGATAAAATACCGCTGTATAGCGTGGATGCGAAATTCATGCTGGATGATAAGACCGGTTTTATTCACTTCAGCAAATTCAGTGAAACAACCGAAGAGGAAATCGAACAAGCCTTGCGCGAACTCGAAGCCAAAGGAATGCAGCAGTTGATCTTGGATTTGCGTAACAACGGCGGCGGCTATCTCGAACAAGCTCAGATGATCGTGGATAAATTTATCCCCGGCGGTAAAAAAATCGTTTATACCAAAGGACGTATCCCCAATTCGACCAAAGATTATGTGTCCAGTTCTAAATCGGACTATCGCAAAATGCCGATGATCATTCTGATCAATCGTGGTTCGGCTTCGGCTTCCGAAATTGTCTCCGGTGCGCTTCAGGATTTGGATCGAGCGCTGATCGTCGGTGAAAGAAGTTTCGGAAAAGGGTTAGTGCAGTCGCAGTACGAACTCGGAGACGGTTCAGCTTTGCGTGTTACGACAGCGCGTTATTATACGCCGAGCGGCCGTCTGATCCAGCGCCCCTATGACGGTAAATCAATCGACGATTATTACGAAGAAGCGCACGAAGTAGAGTCCGTCAAATCCGACTCCAGTCACGTTTATTTTACCGAGATGGGACGTAAAGTGTTCGGCGGCGGCGGCATCGTTCCGGATTTTCATGTGGATTACGATACCAATAGCGTGTACTACGTGAAACTTTGGAGCAAAAATATCATGCGCGAATTTGTAAACCAATATCTTGAAAAAAATGGTGTACGTTTGCGCGATATCTATAAATCCAAACAAAATGATTTTATTCGTAATTTTAATGTTCCTGAAAATGAAATAGCTAATCTGGCGGCTTATGGCGCTTCCAAGGGGGTACCCGTGGACGAAAAAGCCCTTCAGTTGGATAAACAAGACATGCTGAATGCGGTTAAGGCGGAAGTAGCCCGTTATATTTGGGGTAATTACGAAGCCGCGCAGGTTCGCCTTATGTCGGATAAGATCGTGAAGGAATCCATGAAGTTTTTCCCGGAAGCACGGAAATTTTCGGAGAACAAGAAAAAGAAATAA
- a CDS encoding S41 family peptidase, whose amino-acid sequence MRKKWLIAVGVGIAAIGILGFTGPGQNAYKSIQKLQYVLSIVTQTYVEDVNSDKLVEDAIVGALKGLDPHSIYIPPKEMKTVKEEFQGNFDGIGSQLDVINGIPTIVTPIPGSPSEKVGLLAGDKILKINDEPTKGFTIDQAVSRLRGPKGTKVRIAVQRTGVNEMLDFEIVRDKIPVYSVDAKFMIDEKTGYIRFVRFAETTEEEIEQALKELEAQGMQQLVLDVRNNGGGYLEEAQRIVDKFIPGGKKIVYTKGRIANASRDYFSSDKTTYRKYPIIILVNRGSASASEIVAGAIQDLDRGIVVGERTFGKGLVQNQFDLNDGSSVRVTTARYYTPSGRLIQRPYDGKSLDQYYGEVRRDTVHSDTTHIYYTASGRKVFGGGGIVPDYHIDNDTVSAYYVKLWGRGIFRDFTNDYLEKNGPKLRDQYKDQFKKFTSGFQISDEDFDALIKMGESRGITKEVDAIARDKEDMSNFVKAEVARFIWGSYAAAQVRSMTDSAILKTAKYFGEAKKFADQNAKLK is encoded by the coding sequence ATGCGCAAAAAATGGTTGATTGCCGTCGGCGTAGGTATCGCCGCGATAGGTATCCTCGGGTTTACTGGGCCCGGACAAAACGCCTACAAAAGCATTCAGAAATTACAATATGTACTCTCGATCGTTACACAGACGTACGTCGAAGATGTCAATTCGGACAAACTGGTCGAAGATGCTATCGTCGGTGCCCTCAAAGGACTTGATCCGCATTCGATCTATATCCCGCCTAAAGAAATGAAAACCGTTAAGGAAGAATTTCAGGGAAATTTTGACGGCATCGGCTCACAGCTTGATGTGATCAATGGCATTCCGACGATTGTTACGCCGATACCCGGCAGCCCGTCTGAAAAAGTAGGTTTATTGGCCGGCGATAAAATTTTAAAGATCAATGATGAACCCACCAAAGGGTTTACCATAGATCAGGCCGTTTCAAGACTGCGCGGTCCCAAAGGAACCAAAGTACGTATTGCCGTACAACGCACCGGGGTCAACGAAATGCTTGATTTTGAAATCGTGCGTGACAAAATACCCGTTTACAGTGTCGACGCAAAGTTCATGATTGACGAAAAAACCGGATATATACGTTTTGTACGTTTCGCCGAAACAACGGAAGAAGAAATCGAGCAAGCGCTCAAAGAACTCGAAGCGCAAGGAATGCAGCAACTGGTTTTGGATGTACGCAATAACGGCGGCGGCTATCTCGAAGAAGCGCAACGTATCGTGGATAAATTTATCCCCGGCGGAAAAAAAATAGTTTATACCAAAGGCCGTATTGCTAACGCATCACGCGATTATTTTTCCAGCGATAAAACGACCTATCGCAAATATCCGATCATAATTCTTGTCAATCGCGGATCGGCCTCGGCTTCGGAGATTGTCGCAGGAGCGATCCAGGATTTGGATCGTGGTATCGTTGTCGGTGAACGCACCTTCGGCAAAGGATTGGTACAAAATCAATTTGATTTAAATGACGGCTCATCGGTGCGCGTCACGACGGCCCGTTACTATACGCCGAGCGGTCGTCTTATTCAGCGTCCTTACGACGGCAAATCACTGGATCAATATTACGGCGAAGTGCGCCGCGATACGGTACACTCCGATACGACCCATATTTATTACACGGCATCCGGCCGCAAAGTATTCGGTGGCGGCGGTATTGTGCCGGATTATCACATTGATAACGATACCGTTTCGGCCTACTACGTCAAACTCTGGGGGCGCGGTATCTTTAGAGATTTTACTAACGACTATCTTGAGAAAAACGGACCCAAACTGCGCGATCAGTACAAAGATCAATTCAAAAAATTCACCTCGGGATTCCAGATCAGCGACGAAGATTTTGATGCGTTGATCAAGATGGGCGAATCAAGAGGAATTACCAAAGAAGTCGATGCCATTGCGCGAGACAAAGAGGATATGTCCAATTTTGTCAAAGCAGAAGTAGCGCGATTTATATGGGGTAGTTATGCGGCGGCCCAGGTGCGTTCGATGACGGACAGCGCTATTCTCAAAACGGCAAAATATTTCGGTGAAGCCAAAAAATTTGCCGATCAAAACGCAAAATTGAAATAA
- a CDS encoding DUF1926 domain-containing protein has translation MKKIRLILGIHNHQPVGNFDFVLDKAYQNAYRPFLDLLRDFPGVRVGMHTSGILYEWLDKQYPEYSIQLRTLTDRGQIELIGGGFYEPILPIIPHRDQVGQIQRLQKYLLQRYEQATQGMWLAERVWEPHLPSVLNQVGVRYVILDDTHFLHAGLSADDLSGYYITEDQGATLALFPISQQLRYLIPFEAPEKTIDYLRDLAEKNENAVAVFADDGEKFGIWPDTFLHVYENGWLQRFFEALEANRDWIEVCHFSDVLRSVPPKGKIYLPTASYSEMLHWALPLSGYRNYELFQSKLKEEQIAESFNAFVRGGFWRNFFSKYAESNRMHKKMLRVSARLAKVAEAIPKDDKVKQSLLESAQNHLWASQCNCPYWHGVFGGIYLNNIRFAVYRHMLNAEVLTDQLDAYTQGQPYRLDETDFDANGKNEILFESPKLNAYLDPHHGATLFEIDYKEIPMHVTDILTRREEGYHHQLAEASITEPSEKNTESDDSIASIHDRVLSKEPDLHRHLIYDQYERRSFRDHVLTDNCDLEAWQNQTYSVYADLADASYDVERKEYERYVEITCLRETELKMTPMRIEKKYKIFSDDPRIEVHYRWHNKGKTEVEAKFGTEINLTLLAGQAEDRFYAVGGRKWPDGAMQSSGTFAGIRSLNMIDGWQNLNIALAWSEAADVWRYPIETVSLSEEGFERVYQGSCIFVHWPMWVKPNDQWNVSIVLHFSRDTRKFFQS, from the coding sequence ATGAAAAAAATACGCCTCATACTGGGTATTCACAACCATCAGCCTGTTGGCAATTTTGATTTTGTGTTGGATAAGGCTTATCAAAATGCCTATCGGCCTTTTCTTGATTTGCTGCGGGATTTTCCCGGTGTTCGCGTCGGCATGCATACGTCGGGCATCTTGTACGAATGGCTTGATAAACAGTATCCCGAATACAGCATACAGCTGCGCACTTTGACGGATCGCGGACAGATCGAACTCATCGGCGGCGGATTTTATGAGCCCATACTTCCGATTATCCCACATCGTGATCAGGTCGGGCAAATTCAACGCTTACAAAAATATCTTTTACAACGGTACGAACAAGCCACGCAAGGTATGTGGCTGGCCGAACGTGTGTGGGAACCGCATTTACCGTCGGTGCTCAATCAAGTCGGAGTGCGGTATGTGATACTGGATGATACGCATTTCCTTCACGCCGGCTTATCGGCCGATGATTTGAGCGGATACTACATCACGGAAGATCAGGGCGCAACGCTGGCGCTGTTTCCGATCAGTCAACAGTTGCGGTATCTCATCCCGTTCGAAGCGCCGGAAAAAACGATAGATTACCTGCGCGATCTTGCGGAAAAAAATGAGAACGCCGTAGCCGTATTTGCGGACGATGGCGAAAAGTTTGGCATATGGCCGGACACGTTTCTGCATGTATATGAAAACGGGTGGCTTCAACGTTTTTTTGAAGCACTTGAGGCGAACCGGGATTGGATCGAAGTATGCCATTTTTCCGATGTCCTGCGATCGGTCCCGCCCAAAGGAAAAATTTACCTTCCGACAGCTTCGTATAGTGAAATGTTGCACTGGGCATTGCCGTTAAGCGGTTATCGTAACTATGAATTGTTTCAGTCGAAACTGAAAGAAGAGCAGATCGCTGAGTCTTTCAACGCGTTTGTGCGTGGCGGTTTTTGGCGTAATTTTTTTAGTAAGTACGCCGAGAGCAACCGTATGCATAAAAAAATGTTACGCGTCAGTGCGCGATTGGCCAAAGTAGCAGAAGCTATTCCAAAAGATGATAAGGTAAAACAATCGCTTCTAGAATCCGCCCAAAACCACCTGTGGGCTTCGCAATGCAATTGCCCTTACTGGCACGGCGTATTTGGAGGGATATACCTCAATAATATTCGTTTTGCGGTGTACCGGCATATGCTGAACGCCGAAGTACTGACCGATCAACTGGACGCATATACCCAAGGACAGCCGTATCGTTTGGACGAAACGGATTTTGATGCGAACGGGAAAAATGAAATTCTTTTTGAATCGCCGAAGCTAAATGCCTACCTTGATCCGCATCACGGTGCGACGCTTTTTGAGATTGATTACAAAGAAATTCCCATGCACGTGACGGACATTTTGACCCGGCGGGAAGAAGGATATCATCATCAGTTGGCGGAGGCTTCTATCACCGAGCCATCTGAAAAAAATACCGAATCGGACGACAGCATTGCCAGCATCCATGATCGTGTATTATCCAAAGAACCGGATTTACATAGGCATCTGATCTATGATCAATACGAGCGCCGTTCGTTTAGAGATCATGTGTTGACGGACAATTGTGATTTGGAGGCATGGCAAAATCAGACCTATAGCGTATATGCCGATCTGGCCGATGCATCATATGATGTGGAGCGAAAAGAATACGAACGTTATGTGGAAATCACATGCCTGCGCGAAACGGAACTAAAGATGACGCCGATGCGAATCGAAAAAAAATATAAAATATTCAGCGATGATCCGCGCATTGAGGTACATTACCGCTGGCACAATAAAGGCAAAACCGAAGTTGAAGCAAAATTCGGAACGGAGATCAATCTGACACTTTTGGCCGGGCAAGCGGAGGATCGTTTTTACGCGGTCGGCGGCAGAAAATGGCCGGACGGTGCGATGCAGTCGTCGGGAACATTTGCCGGTATCCGGAGTTTAAATATGATAGACGGGTGGCAAAATCTGAATATCGCACTCGCTTGGTCTGAAGCGGCCGATGTTTGGCGATATCCTATCGAAACGGTTTCACTATCCGAAGAAGGATTTGAACGGGTTTATCAGGGGTCATGCATTTTTGTACATTGGCCGATGTGGGTGAAACCTAATGATCAATGGAACGTAAGTATAGTATTGCACTTTTCCCGCGACACGCGGAAATTCTTTCAAAGTTAA
- the ftsY gene encoding signal recognition particle-docking protein FtsY, whose protein sequence is MLSLLGKLKEKLTKTRQNLFGRISAVLQGKTILDEALLSEIEEILITADIGVQTAHKILERTRQRVKKEKISEVGQIYRLLEEEIENLIIPVAGKPLEEKMSDKKPFVLLIVGVNGTGKTTTIGKLANRFAQTGKKVLMVAGDTFRAAASNQLEIWARRSEVDIIRQNDGADPSAVIFDAMQSATTGKYDVVLIDTAGRLHTKVNLMEELKKMRRVIEKHISGAPHETILVLDGTTGQNAIQQARQFSQAVQVSGLILTKLDGTAKGGVVLAIQQELKIPVLYIGVGEGIDDLEAFDPHAFIQAIVE, encoded by the coding sequence ATGCTTTCACTACTCGGTAAACTCAAAGAAAAATTAACCAAAACGCGCCAAAATCTTTTTGGCCGCATCAGCGCCGTACTCCAGGGAAAAACGATTTTAGATGAAGCCTTGCTGTCAGAAATCGAAGAAATTCTCATAACGGCCGATATCGGAGTTCAGACGGCACATAAAATTTTAGAACGTACACGTCAACGCGTTAAAAAGGAAAAAATCAGCGAAGTCGGTCAAATTTATCGATTACTGGAAGAAGAAATCGAAAATTTGATTATTCCCGTAGCCGGTAAACCGCTCGAAGAAAAAATGTCCGACAAAAAACCGTTTGTTCTTTTGATTGTCGGTGTGAACGGTACAGGCAAGACGACGACCATCGGTAAATTGGCCAATCGGTTTGCACAGACCGGAAAAAAAGTGCTCATGGTGGCCGGCGATACGTTTCGTGCGGCGGCAAGTAATCAACTTGAAATCTGGGCGCGCCGCTCCGAAGTGGATATCATTCGCCAAAACGACGGTGCAGACCCTTCGGCGGTTATTTTTGACGCTATGCAATCGGCGACGACCGGCAAGTATGATGTCGTACTGATTGACACGGCCGGACGTCTGCATACTAAAGTTAATCTGATGGAAGAACTTAAAAAAATGCGTCGCGTGATCGAAAAGCATATTTCTGGAGCACCGCATGAAACGATTTTGGTGCTTGACGGCACAACCGGACAAAATGCCATTCAGCAGGCGCGCCAGTTTTCGCAGGCCGTGCAGGTTTCCGGATTGATTCTGACCAAACTGGACGGTACGGCCAAAGGCGGCGTGGTACTGGCGATTCAGCAGGAATTGAAAATCCCTGTACTGTATATCGGTGTGGGTGAAGGCATTGATGATCTTGAAGCGTTTGACCCGCATGCATTCATTCAAGCCATCGTGGAATAA